From the Natronoarchaeum philippinense genome, the window CCGACGCGCTCAGCTCTCATCCGGATCTGTTCGACCGACTTCGGGGGGCACCCGCCCCGCTGCGACCGACCCGACGACCCGCTCGTCCCGACAGTACACGGTCCCGCCGTCACTATCGAACTCGACGATCCCTGCCCCGTCGAGTTTCGGGAGATGTACGTGATGCAACTCGACGACGAGCGTTTCTGCGTGCTTCGAGATGGACCTCGTCGTGCTGTCCTCCTCGCGGGTTGCTAGCCGGTGTGCGATCCGGTCGACGCCCAGCGCCGTGCGATCAGTGTTTGCGAGCACTTTGCATATTCGCCGCCGCCGTTCGTTCGCCAAGGCTTCGAGAATC encodes:
- a CDS encoding DUF7344 domain-containing protein — translated: MTKTADDLILEALANERRRRICKVLANTDRTALGVDRIAHRLATREEDSTTRSISKHAETLVVELHHVHLPKLDGAGIVEFDSDGGTVYCRDERVVGSVAAGRVPPEVGRTDPDES